A region from the Nostoc sp. HK-01 genome encodes:
- a CDS encoding WD-40 repeat-containing protein yields the protein MQNHLRPLLSQSLIGLAVFSQIAIFAQLSSAETITGQLGNVSAEISYDKPEEYQYKNVRLQISRAGKIVLAQKLPQESEYDRPVGGIYEKEDKLPILDLDGDKEPEVVADFFTGGAHCCTYSLIYRYDKKSQKYTQIRHDWGNGAYRFKDIDKDGIVELESQDDRFAYAFTAYAASAYPLQIWQYRQGKMVDVTRRYPKLIYSHASELWKTYTEIRKQGDDGKGFLAAYLADKYLLGQGEDGWKRVRQAYTKSDRNQYFADIRKFFRETGYIK from the coding sequence ATGCAGAATCATCTCCGCCCTTTGCTTAGTCAATCTCTTATTGGTCTAGCTGTTTTTAGCCAAATTGCTATATTTGCCCAGTTAAGTAGTGCAGAAACTATTACTGGGCAATTAGGTAATGTTAGTGCAGAAATATCTTACGACAAACCAGAGGAATATCAATATAAAAATGTCCGTTTGCAGATTAGCCGCGCAGGTAAAATTGTTTTAGCTCAAAAACTGCCCCAAGAAAGTGAATATGACCGACCTGTTGGCGGTATATACGAAAAAGAAGATAAGTTGCCCATACTAGATTTAGATGGGGACAAAGAACCAGAAGTAGTTGCCGATTTCTTTACAGGTGGCGCACATTGTTGTACTTATTCTTTGATTTATCGCTATGACAAAAAATCCCAAAAGTACACTCAAATTCGCCATGACTGGGGTAATGGGGCTTATCGATTCAAAGATATAGATAAAGATGGCATCGTAGAACTTGAGAGTCAAGACGATCGCTTTGCTTACGCATTTACAGCTTATGCGGCTTCTGCTTATCCGCTGCAAATTTGGCAATATCGTCAAGGCAAAATGGTCGATGTGACTCGCCGCTATCCTAAGTTAATTTATAGCCATGCGTCTGAGTTATGGAAAACTTACACTGAGATTCGTAAACAAGGTGATGACGGTAAAGGATTTTTAGCTGCGTATCTGGCAGATAAGTATTTGCTGGGTCAAGGAGAAGATGGTTGGAAACGAGTCCGACAAGCTTATACCAAAAGCGATCGCAATCAATACTTCGCTGATATACGTAAGTTTTTCCGAGAAACTGGATATATTAAGTAA
- a CDS encoding PEP-utilizing enzyme encodes MEKVYWLDQIKLQDRTKVGDKAFYLSRIMQHNYPVLPGFVVSAEVLRQFLETIHSSESLVADLPHSSLHLDVANWRQLQLVASRLRQEILGANLPPQWVSTILAATREWQTKYLILHPTLSVGNTAQALGNTSGLLEPSFCYCDEDAIALGLKRIWSQLFRARSLVYWQRMGIDLQNVNLAVLVQPIQNAIASGSLQANSAGWTIEATWGLGVALSRGEVLPDVYYIQPETGIVLERHLGNKILAYRLDDGTTAAEQPQLQSVITDENTGLIAHLLPEEPQKQYALPEPSLQQVIALGNQLVSELGNSFTVQWSISAADSVSQIQITEVNTPLSAIPNLQLIKGLGAATGRVTASAYVINSLQKPEQIPQGVILVVPAIAPDWLALMHKVVAIVTVQGGLTSHAAILSRELGIPAVISAKDATVLIQTGEQLLVDGDRGEVYRLRETKNGNGENQEINSPISAFSSNHPLVSPHLPMIATQLLLNLSQPSLIERSQNLPVDGVGLLRSELMLLNILEGQHPHSWLLSGRRAELLEIWTQQIINFARAFTPRPVFYRSLDWRFPEFSSLTHTSPSAPHSILGDRGTFSYVSNPAIFELELTALLNVQKAGYSNLRLLLPFVRNVAEFTFCRHKVEQIGLTQVSQFQLWIMAEVPSVLFLLPEYVKAGVQGISIGTNDLTQLLLGVDREQGQLTKIFDERHPAVMSAIAQLIQMAKNAGIPCSICGQAPALYPEIIDQLVEWGITSISVEPEAVERTHQAIARAEHRLILAAARRHISQP; translated from the coding sequence GTGGAAAAAGTCTACTGGCTTGACCAAATTAAACTACAAGACCGCACCAAAGTAGGTGACAAAGCATTTTACTTAAGCAGAATCATGCAGCATAACTACCCTGTGCTACCTGGTTTTGTGGTTTCAGCAGAAGTTTTGCGGCAATTTTTAGAAACTATCCACAGTTCAGAGTCCTTAGTTGCAGACTTACCTCATTCTTCATTACATTTAGATGTAGCTAATTGGCGACAACTTCAACTAGTAGCTAGTCGCTTGCGCCAAGAAATATTGGGTGCAAATTTACCGCCCCAATGGGTGAGTACAATTTTAGCGGCCACGAGAGAATGGCAAACTAAATATTTGATTTTGCACCCAACCTTGTCAGTTGGGAATACTGCACAAGCATTAGGAAATACATCTGGGTTACTGGAGCCAAGCTTTTGTTATTGTGATGAAGATGCGATCGCCTTGGGACTAAAACGCATCTGGAGTCAGTTGTTCCGTGCTAGAAGTCTAGTGTATTGGCAACGGATGGGAATTGATCTGCAAAATGTCAATTTGGCTGTGTTAGTCCAACCAATACAAAATGCGATCGCCAGTGGCTCACTTCAGGCTAACTCCGCTGGATGGACAATTGAAGCCACCTGGGGATTAGGTGTAGCACTCTCCAGAGGTGAAGTTTTGCCAGATGTATACTATATTCAGCCAGAAACAGGTATCGTCTTAGAACGACATTTGGGTAATAAAATACTGGCTTATCGTCTTGATGATGGCACAACAGCAGCAGAACAACCTCAACTCCAGTCAGTAATCACTGATGAAAATACTGGTCTAATTGCTCATTTACTACCAGAAGAGCCACAAAAACAATACGCGTTACCAGAGCCAAGTTTGCAACAAGTGATTGCTTTGGGAAATCAACTAGTGAGTGAACTGGGTAACAGTTTTACTGTGCAGTGGAGTATTTCAGCCGCAGATTCTGTTTCTCAGATCCAAATTACAGAAGTTAACACTCCCCTATCGGCAATTCCCAATTTACAGTTAATCAAAGGGTTAGGCGCAGCTACAGGTAGGGTAACAGCTAGTGCTTATGTGATTAATTCGCTACAAAAACCTGAGCAAATACCCCAAGGAGTCATTCTTGTCGTCCCCGCGATCGCACCTGATTGGTTAGCTTTGATGCACAAAGTTGTGGCGATTGTCACAGTACAAGGGGGGTTGACTAGCCATGCGGCAATTTTATCGAGAGAATTGGGTATTCCCGCAGTTATCAGCGCCAAAGATGCTACAGTCTTAATTCAAACTGGAGAACAATTACTGGTAGATGGCGATAGGGGAGAAGTTTATCGCCTAAGAGAAACTAAAAACGGAAATGGAGAAAATCAAGAAATTAATTCGCCTATCTCTGCTTTTTCATCAAACCATCCGCTTGTTAGCCCTCATCTACCCATGATTGCTACTCAACTATTGTTGAATCTGAGTCAGCCTAGTTTAATCGAGCGATCGCAAAACTTACCTGTCGATGGTGTGGGATTGTTACGCTCAGAATTAATGTTATTAAATATACTAGAAGGACAACATCCTCATAGCTGGTTGCTGAGTGGTCGTCGGGCTGAACTGTTGGAGATATGGACACAGCAGATTATCAACTTTGCGCGGGCTTTTACACCCAGACCAGTGTTTTATCGTTCTCTTGATTGGCGATTCCCGGAGTTTTCATCATTAACTCATACTTCACCATCTGCACCACATTCTATTCTTGGCGATCGCGGCACATTTAGTTATGTCAGCAATCCTGCTATTTTTGAGTTAGAACTAACAGCCTTACTCAATGTGCAGAAAGCTGGCTATAGCAATCTGCGGCTGTTGTTACCCTTTGTGCGGAATGTGGCTGAATTTACCTTTTGTCGCCACAAAGTTGAGCAAATTGGCTTAACTCAGGTATCGCAATTTCAATTGTGGATAATGGCAGAAGTACCTAGTGTATTATTTTTACTGCCGGAGTATGTCAAAGCTGGAGTTCAGGGAATCTCGATTGGGACGAATGACCTGACACAACTTTTGCTGGGAGTAGATCGAGAACAAGGACAGCTAACAAAAATATTCGATGAACGCCATCCAGCGGTGATGAGTGCGATCGCCCAACTCATTCAAATGGCTAAAAATGCCGGAATCCCCTGTTCTATTTGCGGTCAAGCACCAGCATTGTATCCCGAAATTATCGACCAACTAGTGGAATGGGGGATCACATCTATTTCTGTCGAACCGGAAGCAGTAGAACGGACACATCAAGCGATCGCCCGTGCTGAACATCGGTTAATTTTGGCAGCTGCACGCCGTCACATCAGTCAGCCATAA
- a CDS encoding MgtC/SapB transporter, with product MLNTYYFPPNDWLNTLFRLCLALLLGAVIGIERQLRRKPAGLRTHTLVSLGSALFTLIPLQTGMLDASPDALSRVIQGIAAGVGFLGAGEIFRESSQKSQQPEVHGLTSAAAIWVSAALGIAAGCGLWQLGLIAALLTILVLNLFKKLENS from the coding sequence TTGTTAAATACTTACTACTTTCCACCAAATGATTGGCTGAATACTCTTTTTAGACTGTGCCTAGCTTTACTGTTAGGAGCAGTTATTGGGATAGAACGTCAACTCAGACGTAAGCCAGCAGGTTTAAGGACGCACACACTTGTGAGTTTAGGTTCAGCCTTGTTCACTCTCATACCTTTGCAAACAGGTATGTTAGATGCCAGTCCTGATGCTTTGAGTCGAGTAATTCAAGGTATCGCCGCAGGTGTAGGATTTCTTGGGGCTGGAGAAATTTTTCGAGAATCTTCCCAAAAATCACAGCAACCTGAAGTTCACGGACTGACATCAGCCGCAGCAATTTGGGTTTCAGCCGCATTAGGAATTGCTGCTGGGTGTGGTTTATGGCAATTGGGATTAATAGCTGCTTTATTGACAATTTTAGTGCTGAATCTGTTTAAGAAATTAGAAAATAGTTGA
- a CDS encoding DNA replication and repair protein RecF: MYLKTLHLRQFRNYQEQKVEFNAAKAILVGNNAQGKSNLLEAVELLATLRSHRMARDRDLIQDGAEFAQINASLERDTGISDLNLTLRRNGRRSVAINGEIVRRQMDFLGVLNAVQFSSLDLELVRGSPEVRRNWLDTLLIQLEPVYAHILHQYNQVLRQRNAFLKKNQESAISTQKPELALWDAQLATTGTRVIRRRDRAIQRLAPIAAAWHASISGSTEILEIKYLPNIPLVLNQPEEVQQAFLTKIQQRAVAELYRGTTLVGPHRDEVELTINQTPARQYGSQGQQRTLVLALKLAELQLIEEVVKEPPLLLLDDVLAELDPYRQNQLLDAIQDRFQTLITTTHLSSFDAQWLNSSQILFVKAGEISMN; this comes from the coding sequence ATGTATCTCAAAACTTTACATCTCAGACAATTTCGGAATTACCAAGAGCAAAAGGTTGAGTTTAATGCTGCCAAAGCTATTTTGGTAGGTAATAATGCTCAGGGAAAATCCAATTTGTTGGAAGCCGTAGAGTTATTAGCCACATTGCGATCGCACCGTATGGCACGCGATCGCGATTTAATTCAAGATGGGGCAGAATTTGCTCAAATCAACGCCAGCCTGGAACGAGATACAGGTATTAGTGATTTAAATTTAACTCTTCGTCGTAATGGTCGCCGCAGTGTGGCAATTAATGGTGAGATTGTGCGGCGACAAATGGACTTTTTAGGTGTTCTTAACGCCGTGCAGTTTTCCAGTTTAGATTTAGAATTGGTGCGTGGTAGTCCTGAAGTCCGCCGCAACTGGTTGGATACTTTATTAATTCAACTCGAACCAGTTTATGCCCACATTTTGCATCAATATAACCAAGTATTACGCCAACGCAACGCTTTTTTAAAAAAAAACCAAGAATCAGCTATCAGCACTCAGAAGCCAGAACTCGCTCTTTGGGATGCACAGTTAGCAACTACAGGTACAAGAGTAATTAGAAGACGCGATCGGGCTATACAAAGATTAGCTCCCATTGCTGCGGCTTGGCACGCTAGTATTAGCGGCAGTACCGAAATCTTAGAAATTAAATATTTACCTAACATTCCTTTGGTACTGAACCAACCAGAAGAAGTTCAGCAAGCTTTTTTAACCAAAATTCAGCAACGTGCTGTGGCCGAACTCTACCGAGGTACTACCCTTGTCGGCCCTCATCGTGACGAAGTAGAATTGACTATCAATCAAACGCCTGCTCGGCAATATGGTTCTCAGGGTCAGCAACGCACCTTAGTCTTAGCCTTAAAACTCGCAGAATTACAGCTAATTGAAGAAGTGGTTAAAGAGCCGCCACTGTTGTTGCTTGATGATGTCCTAGCTGAATTAGATCCATATCGTCAAAATCAATTGCTTGATGCGATTCAAGACCGTTTTCAAACTTTAATTACCACAACTCACTTGAGTTCTTTTGATGCTCAGTGGTTAAATTCTTCTCAAATTCTGTTTGTCAAAGCAGGAGAGATATCCATGAATTAG